The Salvia miltiorrhiza cultivar Shanhuang (shh) chromosome 1, IMPLAD_Smil_shh, whole genome shotgun sequence genome has a window encoding:
- the LOC130990737 gene encoding vegetative cell wall protein gp1-like, translated as MPEPTRIPELTWMPEPTTVLEQKKVTALPSPALPSAALPSPALSNAALQSPMQPSSPLPESEQPSSPLPESEQPSALQNLTLQNPAMQEPAIPSLALQHPAMRSSAMQNPAPQSAALPRAALQWSVMPNPVLQNYGMRKAPKLIRTPELSRAQELRRAPELIRRPELTLHKSTTPYRPPKISDHVEEVGNFSANSLLPALSSTPALTSPALTTPPTMTKDTSAAHLLPVLTSPALPIQPAVMSTGPDEEKETPILRSVALSQNKEGVLPKDVFDPGVAQSKENFRGEGHRMKPDYGQLSTPMVVESHTLHDPH; from the exons atgcCTGAACCAACCAGGATACCAGAGCTGACGTGGATGCCTGAACCAACCACGGTACTAGAGCAGAAGAAGGTAACCGCGCTGCCCAGCCCAGCCTTACCGAGTGCCGCGCTGCCCAGCCCAGCTTTGTCGAATGCAGCACTGCAGAGTCCAATGCAGCCGAGCTCTCCTCTGCCAGAGTCAGAGCAGCCGAGCTCTCCTCTGCCAGAGTCAGAGCAACCTTCAGCACTGCAGAATCTAACACTTCAGAATCCAGCTATGCAGGAGCCAGCTATACCAAGTCTAGCTCTGCAGCATCCTGCCATGCGTAGTTCAGCTATGCAAAATCCGGCCCCGCAGAGTGCAGCCTTGCCAAGGGCAGCATTGCAATGGTCAGTCATGCCAAATCCAGTTCTGCAAAACTATGGCATGAGAAAGGCACCTAAGCTGATAAGGACGCCAGAGCTAAGCAGAGCACAGGAGCTGAGACGagcgccagagttgataaggcgGCCAGAGCTAACTCTCCACAAGTCCACTACGCCGTATCGACCACCGAAA ATTTCTGACCATGTGGAAGAAGTGGGAAATTTCAGCGCTAACAGTCTTCTGCCAGCTCTATCCAGCactccagctctgacgagcCCAGCTCTGACTACTCCGCCAACTATGACGAAGGACACTAGCGCTGCACATCTTTTGCCAGTTCTGACGAGCCCAGCGCTGCCCATCCAGCCTGCTGTGATGAGCACTGGCCCGGACGAAGAAAAGGAGACGCCGATTCTCAGATCGGTAGCGCTGTCCCAGAATAAAGAAGGTGTGTTGCCAAAGGACGTGTTTGACCCTGGTGTCGCCCAGTCTAAGGAGAATTTCAGAGGAGAGGGTCATCGCATGAAACCCGATTATGGGCAGTTGAGTACtccgatggtggtggagtctcacacTCTGCATGATCCTCACTAA
- the LOC131006827 gene encoding scarecrow-like protein 3, with protein MTSQILYPMNANKFEDTFVQSSKSRKVHTNSIFLPPRQTAFSLSHFPPSSLKPSSSLSLSTQQFRGKPRLFLSFSHLLGLPFSIRFFDLRILLTEREKKKKRFSLQISYQIPSFLPQMFQEDGSSSVTSSPLQMFPMMTSPHPWLKELKPEERGLCLIQLLVTCAGHVASNNLESANAALDQISHLASPYGDTMQRIASYFSEALADRILRSWPGVYKAFNSTRVPAVAEEIAARRIFFELLPFLKVASVISNQAIVEAMEGEKMVHVIDLNAAEPAQWRALIRDLSARPEGPPHLRITAVHHRREALEEMARVLTEEAENLDIPFQFNPIVEVKLENLDFEKLRVKTGEALAVNSVMQLHTLLATGGEDARGGGRSPSNDSGSSSPPLSASSYHSPSMENFLSAIWGLSPKVMVVAEQDSDHNGRSMMERLSESLYFYAALFDCTESALPRGSLERMKMERMVLGEEIKNIVACEGAERRERHERLERWSRRLEVAGFVGAPLSYYALLQAKRLLQSYKCEGYKIKEENGSVVICWQDRPLYSVSAWRFRR; from the coding sequence atgacaAGTCAAATCCTATATCCCATGAATGCGAACAAATTTGAAGACACTTTTGTCCAAAGTTCAAAAAGTAGAAAGGTGCACACAAATTCCATATTCCTTCCTCCACGACAAACCGCCTTTTCTCTATCCCACTTCCCACCATCCTCGCTTAAGCcttcctcctctctctctctctctacacaaCAATTTAGGGGAAAACCTCGTCTGTTTCTTTCATTCTCGCACTTATTAGGGCTGCCATTCTCGATTAGATTCTTTGATCTACGGATTTTGCTtacagagagagaaaaaaaaaaaaaaagattttcaCTTCAAATCAGTTACCAAATCCCCTCGTTTCTGCCCCAAATGTTTCAAGAAGACGGATCATCATCCGTGACCTCGTCGCCGCTGCAAATGTTCCCGATGATGACGTCACCGCATCCATGGCTGAAGGAGCTCAAACCGGAAGAGAGAGGACTGTGTCTGATCCAACTACTCGTGACCTGTGCAGGCCACGTCGCCTCAAACAATCTCGAGAGTGCGAATGCGGCCCTTGATCAGATCTCGCACCTCGCCTCGCCCTACGGCGACACGATGCAGCGCATCGCTTCCTACTTCTCCGAAGCCCTAGCCGATCGGATCCTCCGATCCTGGCCCGGCGTTTACAAGGCCTTCAATTCGACTAGGGTTCCGGCCGTTGCAGAGGAGATCGCGGCGAGGAGGATTTTCTTCGAGCTCCTGCCGTTTCTCAAAGTGGCTTCTGTAATCAGCAATCAAGCGATCGTGGAGGCCATGGAAGGGGAGAAGATGGTTCATGTAATCGATTTGAACGCAGCCGAGCCGGCGCAGTGGCGCGCGCTGATTCGCGACCTAAGCGCCCGCCCCGAGGGCCCACCGCACCTCAGGATCACGGCGGTGCACCACCGGAGGGAGGCGCTGGAGGAGATGGCTCGGGTCCTCACTGAAGAAGCTGAGAATCTGGATATCCCGTTTCAGTTCAACCCTATCGTGGAAGTGAAATTGGAGAATCTTGATTTCGAAAAGCTCCGCGTGAAAACAGGGGAGGCGCTGGCAGTTAATTCGGTTATGCAGCTGCATACGCTCTTGGCCACCGGCGGTGAGGACGCTCGTGGTGGCGGCCGCAGTCCGAGTAACGACTCAGGCTCCTCGTCGCCACCACTGTCCGCCTCCTCCTACCACTCTCCGAGCATGGAGAACTTCCTGAGCGCGATATGGGGTTTATCCCCGAAAGTCATGGTGGTGGCGGAGCAAGATTCCGACCACAACGGGAGGAGCATGATGGAGAGGCTGTCGGAGTCGCTCTACTTCTATGCGGCGCTGTTCGACTGCACGGAGTCGGCATTGCCACGAGGCTCGCTGGAGAGGATGAAGATGGAGAGGATGGTGTTGGGAGAGGAGATCAAGAATATCGTCGCGTGTGAGGGGGCGGAGAGGCGGGAACGGCACGAGAGGCTCGAGAGGTGGAGCCGGAGGCTCGAGGTGGCTGGGTTCGTGGGGGCGCCGCTTAGCTACTATGCGCTGCTGCAGGCGAAGAGGCTGCTGCAGAGCTACAAGTGTGAGGGTTACAAGATTAAAGAGGAGAATGGGAGTGTTGTGATTTGCTGGCAAGATCGGCCACTCTACTCTGTTTCGGCTTGGAGATTTAGGAGGTGA